The Petroclostridium xylanilyticum genome has a segment encoding these proteins:
- a CDS encoding ABC transporter substrate-binding protein, whose amino-acid sequence MKRTLCVIMAAVLFFSIALTGCGSAPKQPANQAQSSNSAQQETQQKKEELKKTTQFSFWTFQALHQQFIDDAVASWNKTNENKPIAIKTDVYPYDEMHNKLLIALQSGTGAPDIVDIEISKYSNYLKGKNPALVPLNKIVEPELDKMIKARFDNYAKDGKYYGIDYHVGAAVMYYNKEILDKAGVNADDIKTWSDYVAAGKKVAAAAGVPMTTIEVTDQWTFHPMISQQGSDYLDKDGNPILDNEINIKTLQFLKDMIYTDKIAIPTPGGHHHTEEYYAFMNKGGAASVLMPIWYMGRFVQYMPDLKGKIIVRPLPKWKDDGFRSAGMGGTGTSITVQCKNVDLAMEFLNFAKLSKEGAKKTWTVLGFDPIRWDVWEDPEMKADNKYTDYFGKGIFDMLMQIKDEINSINVGEKFPAAAAAVKKDVMFKALKEQSLTPEQSLKATAEELRKK is encoded by the coding sequence ATGAAAAGAACTTTATGTGTTATTATGGCTGCAGTACTTTTCTTTAGTATTGCTTTGACAGGATGTGGCTCAGCACCAAAACAGCCTGCTAATCAGGCTCAATCCTCTAATTCTGCACAGCAGGAAACACAACAAAAGAAGGAAGAACTCAAAAAGACAACACAATTTTCTTTTTGGACATTCCAGGCACTACATCAGCAGTTTATTGATGATGCGGTAGCAAGCTGGAACAAGACAAATGAAAACAAGCCTATAGCAATCAAAACGGATGTATACCCTTATGACGAGATGCACAATAAATTGTTGATTGCTTTACAATCGGGAACAGGTGCACCGGATATTGTAGACATAGAAATTAGCAAGTACTCGAATTATTTAAAGGGAAAAAATCCTGCCCTCGTACCATTAAATAAAATTGTTGAACCTGAATTAGATAAGATGATCAAAGCAAGATTTGATAACTATGCAAAAGACGGTAAGTATTACGGGATTGACTATCACGTTGGTGCAGCTGTCATGTATTATAACAAGGAAATCCTAGATAAAGCCGGCGTAAATGCTGATGATATTAAGACCTGGAGCGATTATGTTGCTGCCGGCAAAAAAGTTGCAGCAGCAGCAGGGGTACCAATGACCACCATTGAAGTAACAGATCAGTGGACATTCCATCCGATGATCAGCCAGCAAGGTTCTGATTATTTAGATAAAGATGGAAATCCAATCCTGGATAATGAAATAAATATTAAGACGCTTCAATTTCTAAAAGATATGATCTATACCGATAAGATTGCAATTCCCACTCCGGGTGGGCATCACCACACAGAAGAATACTATGCGTTTATGAATAAAGGCGGCGCCGCGTCGGTATTAATGCCCATTTGGTATATGGGTAGATTTGTCCAGTATATGCCGGATTTGAAAGGAAAGATTATCGTTAGACCATTACCTAAATGGAAGGATGACGGATTCAGATCCGCAGGGATGGGAGGAACAGGTACATCTATCACTGTTCAATGTAAAAATGTTGATCTTGCGATGGAATTTTTAAACTTTGCTAAGCTTTCAAAGGAAGGCGCCAAAAAGACATGGACAGTTTTAGGATTTGATCCTATCCGGTGGGATGTTTGGGAAGATCCTGAAATGAAGGCAGATAACAAATATACTGATTATTTCGGGAAAGGTATTTTTGATATGCTTATGCAAATTAAAGATGAGATCAATTCTATAAATGTTGGTGAGAAGTTCCCGGCTGCTGCTGCGGCAGTGAAAAAGGATGTAATGTTCAAAGCTTTGAAGGAACAAAGCTTAACTCCTGAGCAATCTTTAAAAGCCACAGCGGAAGAACTGCGTAAAAAATAA
- a CDS encoding sugar ABC transporter permease: protein MLSSVPQTDTITIKYNRKKNIFYSDKVVPYIFVLPFIISFLTFYLYSIISTIMMSFQTISGLNDVEFVGLKNYMNLNNPHFFNALTVSAKYTFFTLLVLIPLPMLLAVVLNSKMTIGRNFFRSTLFIPALTSVIVAGIFFRYSFGEQETTLANAIIKSFGIGPIVWLQSKSTAIFILVVLATWRWLGVNIVYFLSGLQGISSELYESAEIDGANTIDKFFKITIPCLKPVIIYVVTISVYAGFAMFAESFAYWRSTPPGDIGLTLVGYIYQEGFNNNDLGFASAIGITLLAIVFVLNLIQLTLFGFFKKESD from the coding sequence GTGTTGAGTAGTGTACCGCAAACAGACACTATAACAATTAAATATAATAGAAAGAAAAACATATTCTATTCAGATAAAGTAGTACCATATATTTTCGTTTTGCCTTTTATAATCTCATTTTTGACTTTTTATCTTTATTCTATTATATCAACCATTATGATGAGTTTTCAGACCATTTCAGGTCTGAATGATGTGGAATTTGTAGGGCTTAAAAATTATATGAATCTTAATAACCCGCACTTTTTTAATGCTTTAACGGTTAGCGCAAAATATACTTTTTTTACGCTTTTGGTTTTAATTCCATTACCTATGTTGTTAGCGGTTGTCCTAAATAGCAAAATGACGATAGGACGAAATTTCTTCAGGTCAACACTTTTCATACCTGCATTGACTTCAGTCATTGTAGCAGGTATCTTTTTCAGATATTCGTTTGGTGAGCAGGAAACGACTTTGGCAAATGCAATTATTAAGTCATTTGGGATTGGACCAATCGTTTGGCTGCAATCAAAGAGTACAGCTATATTTATTCTCGTTGTTTTGGCAACATGGAGATGGCTTGGTGTAAATATTGTTTATTTTTTATCAGGATTACAGGGAATTTCATCAGAACTCTACGAATCTGCTGAAATTGATGGTGCTAACACCATTGATAAGTTTTTTAAAATTACCATTCCTTGTCTAAAGCCAGTTATCATTTATGTGGTAACTATAAGTGTCTACGCTGGATTCGCAATGTTTGCCGAATCATTTGCTTATTGGCGGTCAACACCTCCGGGAGATATTGGACTTACTTTAGTAGGATATATTTATCAGGAGGGTTTTAACAATAATGACTTGGGATTTGCTTCAGCGATAGGTATAACGCTGCTTGCCATTGTTTTTGTACTGAACCTTATCCAATTGACACTATTCGGATTTTTTAAAAAGGAGAGTGATTAA
- a CDS encoding metal-sensing transcriptional repressor gives MVSQDKQILNLLKTSRGQLEGIIKMVEDGRYCVDISKQILAVQALLKKANLKILDNHIKSCVKQAFAEGQGDEKVDEIIEIIDKYVK, from the coding sequence ATGGTAAGTCAGGATAAACAAATACTTAACCTGTTAAAGACATCCAGAGGCCAGCTGGAAGGTATAATAAAAATGGTAGAAGACGGCCGGTACTGTGTAGATATATCAAAGCAAATACTGGCAGTGCAAGCTCTATTAAAAAAAGCAAATTTGAAAATATTAGACAACCATATTAAAAGCTGTGTAAAACAAGCATTTGCTGAAGGACAAGGTGATGAAAAGGTAGATGAGATAATTGAAATAATAGATAAATATGTAAAATAA
- a CDS encoding heavy-metal-associated domain-containing protein: MSKKIYIEGMSCGHCVSHVKEALKEINGVGSVSVSLEGKFATVELTDEVSDNALKAAIEEAGYEVTKIE, encoded by the coding sequence ATGTCAAAGAAAATCTATATTGAAGGAATGAGCTGCGGGCATTGTGTCAGTCATGTTAAGGAAGCTTTGAAAGAAATAAATGGTGTAGGTTCAGTGTCGGTAAGCTTAGAAGGTAAATTTGCAACAGTAGAATTAACCGATGAAGTAAGTGATAATGCTTTAAAGGCAGCTATAGAAGAGGCTGGATATGAGGTTACAAAAATAGAATAG
- a CDS encoding alpha/beta hydrolase: MQQAIELRCDGLTLRGMIHIPELGKSKYPFVAIYHGFTGNKMEPQFMFVRLSRELEKAGVGSVRFDFSGSGESDGLFEEMSVSNEIKEAKHIFKFMSELEYADKNNLFMVGLSMGGLVASVAAPEVDRVKALVLWAPAGNMAEIAEYASQKNEYYVDEKGRIDIGGLWLGPHFLEDVKGIDVYGRAVHYKGDVLLVHGTADATVPIQASYKYKETYGEKAQLIEIEGADHTFQRMDWKNELIDTTIDFIARHT, from the coding sequence ATGCAGCAAGCTATAGAATTAAGATGCGATGGTTTAACTTTAAGAGGTATGATTCATATTCCAGAACTAGGAAAAAGCAAATATCCTTTTGTTGCAATCTATCATGGATTCACAGGAAATAAGATGGAACCTCAGTTTATGTTTGTGCGTCTCTCAAGGGAATTGGAAAAAGCGGGTGTGGGAAGTGTGCGGTTTGATTTTTCCGGTTCGGGAGAAAGTGATGGGTTGTTCGAGGAGATGAGTGTTTCAAATGAAATTAAAGAGGCAAAGCATATCTTTAAATTTATGTCTGAGCTTGAATATGCTGACAAGAATAATTTATTTATGGTAGGCCTGAGTATGGGAGGGTTGGTTGCCAGCGTGGCCGCACCTGAAGTTGATAGGGTAAAGGCGCTGGTCCTTTGGGCGCCGGCAGGGAATATGGCAGAAATTGCAGAATATGCTTCCCAAAAAAATGAATATTATGTAGATGAAAAAGGCAGGATAGACATTGGAGGTTTATGGTTAGGGCCGCATTTTCTTGAGGACGTAAAGGGTATTGATGTATATGGAAGGGCTGTTCATTATAAAGGTGATGTATTGCTTGTTCATGGAACTGCAGATGCTACTGTACCTATACAGGCTTCATATAAATATAAGGAAACTTATGGGGAAAAGGCCCAGTTGATTGAAATTGAAGGTGCCGACCATACATTTCAGAGAATGGACTGGAAGAATGAATTAATCGATACGACTATAGACTTTATAGCTAGACATACATAA
- a CDS encoding response regulator transcription factor: MLKVLIVDDDILSRANLKSLLDWGKHGFEICGEASNGQIAVNMIDKMIPDIVITDISMPVMDGIELIEYIERKYVEIKVIALSGYNDFDYVRQSMKKGAVDYILKHELDSKILINALEMARYNILSGRSELHRKQQLEIELASAKPILKNNFIKQLIYGEIVDKNRIEREVKTLDINMETTNLTIIAVEIDDYSFLEEKYAAISEINKFTKAFLDICQGVLNDWGKAVISHVEKGKFVIILSLGRVYSLLYVYNSINAVIEQIRSSIKRYLNITACFGISEICNDIEKIRIYYKDAEEKLKIKFYQGKDKILREKSTGHVDDNFTNLDLNDEQNIILSVKSFDFLKVKEYIDLIFKRIINSKMNNKSTQMIVIELINIVNRIARESAIDINLIYSQNDIPYLKFQKYDTIYDIKNWIEDIFEKLINELKSQQIDEIYTDITKKAIEYIHANYQRNISLNEVAEYIGINSSYLSRVFKEDCGKGFVEYLNMRRVEKARLLIEMGNFKLKEIVKEVGFSNYNYFFKVFKEILGMTPQEYESSLKKM; this comes from the coding sequence ATGCTCAAGGTATTAATAGTTGATGATGATATTCTTTCACGTGCCAATCTTAAAAGTCTGTTGGATTGGGGTAAACATGGATTTGAAATCTGCGGAGAAGCAAGTAATGGGCAAATTGCAGTAAACATGATTGATAAAATGATACCCGATATTGTAATTACAGATATAAGCATGCCTGTTATGGATGGTATAGAGCTCATTGAATATATTGAGCGTAAATATGTAGAAATAAAAGTTATTGCATTAAGTGGTTATAATGATTTTGACTATGTAAGACAAAGTATGAAAAAAGGTGCCGTTGATTATATACTTAAACATGAACTTGATTCTAAAATTTTAATTAACGCTTTGGAAATGGCCCGTTACAATATTCTAAGCGGGAGGAGTGAATTACATAGGAAACAACAATTGGAAATTGAGCTTGCTTCTGCCAAGCCCATACTCAAGAATAACTTCATAAAGCAGTTAATCTATGGGGAAATAGTTGATAAAAACAGAATAGAGAGAGAAGTTAAAACACTTGATATAAATATGGAAACAACAAATCTAACCATCATTGCGGTAGAAATTGACGACTACTCATTTTTAGAGGAAAAGTATGCTGCTATTTCTGAAATAAATAAGTTTACCAAAGCATTTTTAGACATATGCCAGGGGGTTTTAAATGACTGGGGAAAGGCTGTAATATCCCATGTGGAAAAAGGAAAATTTGTTATAATTCTTTCTTTGGGGAGAGTATACAGTTTATTATATGTCTACAATAGTATCAATGCCGTAATAGAACAGATAAGGAGTAGCATAAAAAGATATCTAAATATTACTGCTTGTTTTGGCATTAGTGAAATCTGTAATGATATAGAAAAGATACGTATCTATTATAAAGACGCTGAAGAAAAGTTAAAAATAAAATTTTATCAGGGAAAAGACAAAATACTTAGAGAAAAGAGTACAGGGCATGTTGACGACAATTTTACCAACCTTGATTTAAATGATGAGCAAAATATTATTCTTAGTGTTAAATCTTTTGATTTCTTGAAAGTCAAAGAATATATAGATTTGATTTTTAAGAGAATTATAAACAGCAAAATGAATAATAAGTCCACGCAGATGATTGTAATTGAACTTATTAACATTGTAAACAGGATAGCGAGAGAATCGGCAATTGATATCAATCTTATTTATTCACAAAATGACATACCTTATTTAAAATTTCAAAAGTATGATACGATATACGATATAAAAAACTGGATTGAGGATATTTTTGAAAAACTTATCAATGAATTGAAGTCGCAACAGATCGATGAAATATATACTGATATTACAAAAAAAGCGATAGAATACATTCATGCTAATTATCAGAGAAACATTTCTCTTAATGAGGTTGCCGAGTATATTGGTATTAACAGTTCATACTTAAGTAGAGTATTTAAGGAAGATTGTGGGAAAGGTTTTGTGGAATATTTAAATATGCGTAGAGTCGAAAAGGCCAGGTTATTAATTGAAATGGGAAATTTCAAACTAAAGGAAATTGTAAAAGAAGTGGGCTTTAGCAATTATAATTATTTCTTTAAGGTCTTTAAGGAAATCTTAGGTATGACTCCACAGGAATATGAATCTTCATTAAAAAAAATGTAG
- a CDS encoding cache domain-containing sensor histidine kinase, translating into MGLGKIIHDIIGMIKKLVKTSNAILASIFSPGSCIRNISIQTRLLSSFFVFSLIPLLITGTFSYYMSSSAIKAKISTYSLQIMKQISKNIQREINKFENDSIEIQFSDIVQDALKRYDKMGQWEKKDLESSLKDIIIKKFSSLYDVSDVLIYTNNVDKIIAYGNDLYILKLKPEYLNMILNDALEKKGVPVWTAANLDHEMHYLNNIYDSNERNGILLCRSIRDIADGEQIGYILMRVHEKYFSNIYRDIDIGKDSLIFVLNSNGWVISSPYPDMEVAKEYKHQELLSELKYHQQKGEGIFNKSIDNNNYLVAFSHVENTDWYVVSLIPYAYLTAEARRVGLYTVIVSMACLILAISLSFLISKSISVPLKRLIHSMNEMKEGNLSISIEDKSKDEISKVTNNFNMMVEEIKTLLRNVEMKERQKRIAELKALQAQINPHFLSNTLNNVRWLARIQNADNIEKLITSLIYLLHGSMGKGDELITVMEEINYLKNYITIQEYRYYDKFKVSFKIEEEVLNYKILRFVLQPILENSIIHGIEPMNGQGLIVIKAFTDADHLKITVTDNGVGIPKEKLEGTLSHDPYTRRSRFNGMGLANVEERIKLFFGPQYGIFIQSIPDFYTTVEIILPIIKKEGGLENAQGINS; encoded by the coding sequence GTGGGTTTGGGTAAGATTATTCATGATATTATAGGAATGATTAAGAAACTAGTAAAAACCTCTAATGCAATACTTGCAAGTATTTTTAGCCCTGGAAGTTGCATAAGAAATATAAGTATTCAGACAAGGCTCTTGAGTTCATTTTTTGTTTTTTCATTAATTCCACTTTTAATTACAGGTACCTTCTCTTATTACATGTCAAGCAGCGCTATAAAAGCTAAAATAAGTACATATTCACTTCAGATAATGAAACAAATAAGCAAAAATATCCAAAGAGAAATAAACAAATTTGAGAATGACAGTATAGAAATCCAGTTCTCAGATATTGTTCAAGATGCATTAAAAAGATATGACAAGATGGGCCAATGGGAAAAAAAAGATTTGGAAAGTTCGTTGAAGGATATAATTATTAAGAAGTTTTCATCTCTTTATGACGTTTCGGATGTACTGATTTATACAAACAATGTGGACAAGATTATTGCATATGGAAATGATTTATATATTTTAAAACTCAAGCCCGAATATTTAAATATGATTTTAAACGATGCATTAGAAAAAAAAGGAGTACCTGTTTGGACTGCGGCTAATTTAGACCATGAGATGCATTACCTGAATAATATTTATGATAGCAACGAGAGAAATGGTATATTGTTGTGCAGAAGTATAAGGGATATTGCAGATGGCGAACAGATAGGATATATCCTTATGAGAGTACATGAAAAATATTTTTCAAATATCTACAGGGATATTGATATTGGTAAAGATTCGTTAATTTTTGTTTTGAATTCTAATGGGTGGGTAATATCAAGTCCTTATCCTGATATGGAGGTGGCGAAAGAATATAAACATCAGGAATTGTTAAGTGAATTAAAATATCATCAGCAGAAAGGAGAAGGAATCTTTAACAAAAGTATTGATAATAACAACTATCTGGTTGCTTTTTCACACGTAGAAAATACAGACTGGTATGTTGTTAGCTTAATTCCATATGCTTATCTCACTGCTGAAGCGAGAAGGGTTGGGTTGTATACTGTAATTGTCAGTATGGCATGCTTAATTTTGGCTATATCACTTTCCTTTCTAATATCAAAAAGTATATCGGTTCCTTTAAAAAGGCTTATTCACTCAATGAACGAGATGAAGGAAGGAAATCTTTCAATTAGTATTGAAGACAAAAGTAAGGATGAAATTTCAAAAGTTACAAATAACTTCAACATGATGGTTGAAGAGATAAAAACACTTTTAAGAAATGTGGAAATGAAAGAAAGACAGAAAAGAATTGCTGAATTGAAAGCTTTGCAAGCGCAAATTAATCCACATTTTCTATCTAATACGTTAAATAATGTCCGGTGGCTGGCTCGTATACAAAATGCTGATAACATAGAAAAACTTATTACTTCGTTAATTTATCTTCTTCATGGAAGTATGGGGAAAGGTGACGAACTAATAACCGTTATGGAAGAAATCAATTATTTAAAAAATTATATTACTATACAAGAATATAGATATTATGATAAGTTTAAAGTGTCATTTAAGATAGAAGAAGAAGTGCTTAACTATAAAATATTAAGATTTGTACTGCAGCCAATATTGGAAAATTCTATTATTCATGGAATAGAGCCTATGAATGGACAAGGTTTAATTGTCATAAAAGCATTTACAGATGCCGATCATTTGAAAATAACAGTCACAGATAATGGTGTGGGAATTCCCAAAGAAAAATTGGAGGGCACTTTATCTCATGATCCTTATACAAGAAGATCAAGATTTAATGGTATGGGCTTAGCAAATGTTGAAGAAAGAATTAAATTGTTTTTCGGGCCGCAATATGGTATTTTTATCCAAAGCATACCGGATTTCTATACAACTGTAGAAATAATACTGCCAATCATTAAGAAGGAAGGTGGCTTAGAAAATGCTCAAGGTATTAATAGTTGA
- a CDS encoding TRAP transporter large permease subunit: protein MRAALYGILFSIIASMLKNSTRMSFRDFMDALEMGARNIIGVAIACAAAGIIIGVVTLTGLGLKMASGLLGLSGSIKILTLFFTMVASLVLGMGAPTTANYIITSTITAPAVMQLGVPALAAHMFAFYFGIAADITPPVALAVYAGSAIAKSDPLKTGIQATKLAIAAFLIPYIFAYNPALLLINTTPLQVVQIVITSLIGMVGIGAAMEGYLLTHTGKIERVILLVGGLLLIDPGLITDIAGIGSIVAVFLYQMKKVRSSRQMTVISE from the coding sequence ATGAGAGCTGCTCTGTATGGTATTTTGTTTTCTATTATAGCAAGCATGCTTAAGAACAGTACTAGAATGAGCTTTAGGGATTTTATGGATGCTCTTGAGATGGGAGCAAGAAATATCATAGGGGTTGCTATTGCCTGTGCTGCAGCAGGAATTATTATTGGAGTGGTAACTTTAACCGGATTGGGATTAAAGATGGCTTCCGGGCTTCTAGGGCTTTCCGGAAGTATAAAGATCCTCACTCTGTTCTTCACCATGGTGGCCTCTCTTGTGTTGGGAATGGGTGCCCCAACTACAGCAAACTATATTATTACCTCCACCATCACTGCTCCTGCGGTCATGCAGTTGGGAGTACCTGCATTAGCAGCCCATATGTTTGCTTTCTATTTTGGAATTGCAGCAGATATTACCCCGCCGGTAGCTTTAGCTGTTTATGCTGGTTCAGCCATTGCAAAGAGTGATCCTCTGAAGACAGGTATACAAGCCACAAAATTAGCTATTGCTGCTTTCTTGATACCATATATATTTGCGTATAATCCGGCTCTATTGTTAATCAATACCACACCTCTTCAGGTGGTGCAGATTGTTATTACATCGCTCATTGGTATGGTTGGAATAGGGGCAGCTATGGAAGGATATTTATTAACACATACCGGCAAAATTGAGCGTGTTATCCTCCTGGTAGGCGGACTCTTGCTAATCGATCCTGGCTTGATTACAGATATTGCAGGAATTGGTTCCATCGTTGCTGTATTCTTATATCAGATGAAAAAAGTAAGAAGCAGCAGACAGATGACAGTGATAAGTGAATAA
- a CDS encoding TRAP transporter large permease subunit — MPYIEVAKAAVIPALLYFTGIWIMIHFEAKKLGMRGLSKDELPKIWDVLRERAPI; from the coding sequence ATGCCATATATTGAAGTTGCAAAAGCTGCTGTAATTCCAGCTTTACTGTATTTTACAGGAATATGGATTATGATTCATTTTGAAGCTAAAAAGCTGGGAATGAGAGGACTTAGCAAAGACGAACTTCCTAAGATCTGGGATGTTTTAAGAGAGAGGGCACCTATTTAG
- a CDS encoding carbohydrate ABC transporter permease has translation MKMKSTRKKNRIITITNLIILSLFSVIALAPFYFMFVSSFKPGEELLRNGINVNIQPQIMSIKNYVLLFTDESSLYLHWYKNSIIITLLHTVLALFLTSMVGYGLAVYNFKGRNLIFTVVLVVMMIPIEILILPLYKLMVSLKLINTYFGVVLPFVVSPFAVFFFRQYAVGLPKDYLDAGRIDGCSEFGIYFRIMMPLMLPAFGAMVILQAMSSWNSFIWPLIVLRTNEMLTIPIGLASLITPYGNNYDMLMPGAVMSIVPILIIFLLNQKAFISGLTVGGVKG, from the coding sequence ATGAAAATGAAATCAACGCGCAAAAAGAATAGAATTATTACTATTACTAACTTGATCATTCTTTCACTATTTAGCGTTATAGCCCTTGCTCCTTTTTATTTTATGTTTGTGTCCTCTTTTAAGCCCGGTGAAGAGCTATTAAGAAATGGAATTAATGTAAACATTCAGCCTCAAATAATGAGCATCAAAAATTATGTTTTGTTGTTTACCGATGAAAGCAGTTTGTATTTACATTGGTATAAAAATAGTATCATTATAACGCTTCTTCATACGGTACTTGCATTATTTTTAACGTCAATGGTGGGTTATGGTCTTGCCGTATATAATTTTAAAGGTAGAAACCTTATTTTTACGGTTGTTCTAGTTGTAATGATGATTCCTATAGAGATCTTGATATTACCACTTTACAAGCTAATGGTTTCTTTAAAGCTCATTAATACCTACTTTGGCGTTGTACTGCCCTTTGTAGTCTCTCCGTTTGCAGTCTTCTTTTTTAGACAATATGCGGTAGGGCTGCCAAAAGATTATTTGGATGCAGGAAGAATTGATGGGTGCAGTGAATTTGGAATATATTTTAGAATTATGATGCCACTTATGCTGCCAGCTTTCGGGGCAATGGTAATTCTTCAGGCAATGTCTAGCTGGAATAGTTTTATATGGCCGCTAATTGTTTTAAGAACAAATGAGATGCTTACTATCCCTATAGGACTTGCCTCGTTGATTACACCATATGGTAACAATTATGATATGCTGATGCCCGGGGCGGTAATGTCCATTGTTCCTATTTTAATAATATTCCTTCTCAATCAGAAAGCATTTATCTCCGGATTAACTGTCGGTGGAGTAAAAGGATGA
- a CDS encoding DUF2935 domain-containing protein: MSNAAQEIFFWSGIMRDHGEFQLITLSSREPQYIITSQYFKNAFISLRNEAEKLLEKPTCPAVKELISRVIPVLVNFINYKRLLVRKLLECDIELGLPPTFINHMINEAMEFYRTLCMIQTNIPRNTTAGNILLHKIWLPDAAGHAAAIASDLDATETILIKEAENFKNTFEHLFIKATELGQMLERTNLNNGSLEWLNEQVEKNIEDFIHFLSKIRDLRKKCKAMSTLKPLFPDHMIREEQYYLSNIKELRRK; this comes from the coding sequence ATGTCTAATGCTGCTCAGGAGATATTTTTTTGGTCAGGTATTATGAGAGATCACGGCGAATTTCAACTCATTACTTTATCTTCAAGGGAACCTCAATATATAATAACATCGCAATATTTTAAAAATGCCTTCATCTCATTAAGAAATGAAGCGGAAAAGCTATTAGAAAAGCCCACCTGTCCGGCTGTAAAAGAACTCATCAGCCGTGTTATTCCTGTTTTGGTAAATTTTATAAACTATAAACGCTTGCTTGTGAGAAAGCTGCTTGAGTGTGATATAGAGCTCGGCTTACCACCTACTTTCATTAACCATATGATCAATGAAGCCATGGAATTTTATCGGACACTGTGTATGATTCAGACAAATATACCTAGAAACACAACTGCCGGAAACATACTTTTGCATAAAATATGGCTTCCAGATGCTGCCGGTCATGCTGCAGCAATAGCATCCGACCTGGATGCAACCGAAACTATACTTATAAAGGAAGCTGAAAATTTTAAAAATACTTTTGAACATTTATTTATTAAGGCTACAGAGTTAGGTCAAATGCTTGAAAGGACCAATCTCAATAATGGTTCTCTGGAATGGCTAAATGAGCAAGTTGAAAAAAATATTGAAGATTTTATACATTTTTTAAGTAAAATACGGGATTTAAGAAAAAAATGTAAAGCTATGAGCACGCTCAAACCTCTTTTTCCAGATCATATGATTAGAGAGGAACAATATTACTTATCAAACATTAAGGAATTGAGACGCAAGTAA